Below is a window of Podarcis muralis chromosome 5, rPodMur119.hap1.1, whole genome shotgun sequence DNA.
ttaatttcaataagtaTGTTCAAAGTATGACTACCACTGGGTATAACCCAGAGAAAACAAGCAAGAAGAAAGGGAGTGTGCGTGGGGGAAGGAGATAAGATGCATACACACTGATTGATGACATTTTCAGATATTCCAAAGGGTATCTTGTCAACCtaaagatttttgttgttgttttatacttCTGCATGctatcttattattatttcttttatggTGTCTATATATTTgaattgttagctgccctgaaagCCCTGCTGATGGATAGGATAGACATCCGTGAATGGCTAACTCCTCATTCAGAAGCTTGATCCAGCCTCCCCCCATCAATTTTTTCCTATGCCCCTAGACTCAATGGAATTATTTGATGGcagtaaaaattaaaaacatcagATACTGTGCTGGGATGGTTGTAGCCCAGCACCCTGTTGAGGATTCAACTTAGCCCCTCCTAGAGCATCTGATCAGTCAGTGATGAGCAGAGAGTGGGCCATAATTTCCACTCCTCAGAACATTACCTGAGGAGAGGGAGGCTATGTGTGGGCATGCAAAAATATGTGCAATAGTGTTGGGTGGCTGCACCCACCCCTAGCATGTGACCCCAGGTGCTTGGCCTAAGGTGaatgtggctgggggggggaaggttaGCCACGtaggcagtaaataaataaaataatttgtgcAGTGATCCTCTGTTTATTCCAAGCAGATCGAATCCATCAGGGCTGAAAAATGCAACAGTCAAGGCCAAGCTTCCATTAGTATTGACTAATCATATAAGTAGTAATGTGAATATAGGATTATTGCATTTGGGTGGTTTTCaacaaaggctgcaattctaaacctacttacttgtgagtaaattcTGTtgcattcagtaggacttacgtttgtgtagacatggttaggattgtagtGTTAGACACCCTCAGGTTAGACCGATTGAAATTCATGGTAAATAACataagttcattgatttcagtgggtccacaCCAAGTATGACTTAGTTAGCTATCACTAAGTCATCTTAGGTGATGGTCTATGAAGTTAAtgtactccttccttccttttctttcagaTATGGAAGCAGTATTATTCTGGAGAAGACACAGTTTATGCAGTTATTCCTGTAAGTACAGTCAATACACAACAGTGTGATTGCTGTCAGGTTCAGGGCACACAGGTCTGCTAAGCAGGATATATTTTGCTCTTAGCAGTTACAGTTAAGTTAGTAAGTTTATTGTGCTAGCTGAAGGCCATGACAAACCATACAAACACTATAAAAATATAGAACAAATCCTCTGCTTAAACCAACAGAACCGTGCAATGGAAGCGAGACTATAAATGGGAAGCCACCATGAAATACAGTGTATTTCAAATTATATCTCCTAATCTTCCTTGCAATGTACTGCTCTTTTGTCCAAATCCTCCTTTTTTGCTGCCACTGCAAAAAGGGCCACTTTATGAGTCACTGAGGTGTTTTGAGTTATTCAGCAGCCACAGAACCCTCTCCTCCAAGAAGGGACTGATTTCTTGAAGAAATGAGATTAAAACAGTGTCTCTTAGGTTCTGTGTATAATAGGCAATGTAACAAATAATGAAAAATGTTTTCTACTTGCGGTTGCCTACATATACAGAGTCCATCTGCATATGGAATCTTCTTATAAAGTCCCTAGATATTGTAAGTGGCAGTTAGCTATTCAGACAAGAACACTCAAGCACCTCCGATGGATTGATCTAAACCTGCAGCAAAATTGAATATTCTTAGTACTGACAAGGTGTTGGAATTCTTCAAAAAGTAtggcattgtattattatttttgctgaaTTTTCACACACATGAAAATCAGTCTTATTGATTTTATAGGCCTTCAGAAGTTAAAAGGAGGTGTTTTAATGTTGATATGTACTGTGGTTTACTgtcatttttaatatttgattttttGAGTTAACCATTCTTAATCCTTTGTTATTTGCAAACCACTGCAAGCAATTGGAATGATGGGatgtaaataaatgttttaaataaacaaaagcaaacccCAAACCCCTAAGCTTTCTTTACTAGCACTGAGAGTTAGTTAAatatccttcccctcccccttctttctACAGGGAAAGACTTTTGATCTGATATGGAAGCGAGTTCAGGACTGCCCATCTGTAAGTATAGCACAAGTGTCTTGATTGATTTCTTTTGGAATGAAGCTTTTTATCAAGGTTATCATGCTTCCTACCCACCTTGATTTATTGTGGCTGCAAAATTTTATTCTTGAAGCTTCtaagtttctgatttcatcctgagCTGGGATTTGTTAACCGCCCAGAGATCTTacgatgaagggcagtgtataaatccaataaagaaagataaagaaattaattaaatttaattaacCTATTTGATTTCCCCACCAGTTTCTATATCCACTGCCAAGAAAGGAGGGCTATGAATTTTTTGTGGGACATTGGTCAGGACCAGAACTCCACTTCACTTCTCTGATAAACGTTCAGGTAGGTGAACTTTGGCAAAACTGATTGCCAGAAACAGACTTGGAAGTAGAAACtgaatgtggttttttaaattacatttgtCCTGTGTAAAACATTCCATAAAACACATGGCAATTCCTTGTTTCACGTGGACACTGTTAATGCAGTATTACTTGAGCTGCAGGATTTCAAGGGGTGCCTTTTCTGTTATGAGGCTTTCAGAAGATTCCTCTAAAATGGAGGCTAAGGCAGAtatttgcagatacagtggtgcctcgcaagacgaaattaattcgttccgcaagtttattcttcttgcgagtttttcgtcttgcgaagcacggtttcccataggaatgcattgaaaatcaattaatgcgttcctagggaaaccgcttgccaggctgggggtgcggagaagggcttttctccccaccgcaagccttcaggacaggtacgggaacagaggggaaggcgcgcagcgctttccctctgttcccggggcttgcgtgggaggagggtttttcctccccaccgccaacattcagaacagcattctgaatgttggcggtgggaaggaaaaccctcctcccaccccaagtcttcaggaaagccatccgaagccgggcggcgggagaaggtgtccccgcccccccgcccggcatcggaacttcgttccgatggcgggcggcgggagaacgcgtccccgccccccccgcccggcatcggagcttcgttccgatggcgggtggcgggaggaggtgtccccgcccccccgcccggcatcggagcttcgttccgatggcgggcggcgggagaacgcgtccccgcccccccgcccggcatcggagcttcgttccggtggcgggtggcgggaggaggtgtccccgcccccccgcccggcatcggagcttcgttccgatggcgggcggcgggagaacgcgtccccgcccccccgcccggcatcggagcttcgttctgatggcgggcggcgggaggaggtgtccccgcccccccgcccggcatcggagcttcgttccgatggcgggtggcgggaggaggtgtccccgcccccccgcccggcatcggagcttcgttccgatggcgggtggcgggaggaggtgtccccgcccccccgcccggcatcggagcttcgttccgatggcgggcggcgggagaacgcgttcccacccccccacccggcatcggagcttcgttccgatggcgggcggcgggaggaggtccgaggacagtggggaagacacgctgcacttccccgctgtcccggagatttccctatgggctttcgtcttgcgaagcaagcccatagggaaaatcgtcttgcgaagcaactcgcaaacggaaaaccctttcgtctagcgggttttccgtcttgcgaggcgttcgtcttgcggggtaccactgtacggttGTTCATTTGTCCTTACTGTTAGCCTTATAAAAGTGTCTAACCACTTCAGAGCAAGACAAGATACTCAGCCATGTTTCAAAGTCAGCTTCGTGCTTTGCTTGTTCTAAACTGTTCGTCAAAGATTCTGGGTTTGGATGAAACAGGAATCCCTAGTTAATTGAATACTTACCTGGTTTGGTTTGCTCCGGCTGTGAAGGGCTTGCCATGCACGGCCATAAGGTTCATTCTTATCTCAGTTTATTAAGCTGAGATATTATTGTTCAAAGTCTCTTGGTACAGAGGTGTGTACAGTACAGACATGGGAAGTTAAACAGTTGTTGGAGCTAACTGTGTCCTGTAGTAAAATAATTCCTTGTCTTTTCCTGTTGAAAGTTCATTCAGCTTCTTTTAGAGAAATTCAACATCCCATCACAACTTTCAATATCCCATCACAACGTtctcctgttttctttgtttAAGTTTCCCTATTCTTTGCATTCCCATGTGTCTTTTCTGTGCTCTCTTGACTTTGTAGTCCAGAATTCAGGGAGTCCTTTAATTCAAGAGACAGCCTATGAAGAGGAAGGTTGCCCACATACTGTGCTAACATTTCAAGCTACGTTTTAAATTTAACATGGTGAGAAGGACACAATTAGGGCCCAGAATGCAAAAGTCCTACAGCGTGTCCTGTTTGGATCTCTCCCCGCTTTTTCTCTGGATGGCAGCTATCCTCTGTTTTAAGAgaaattgtttttaacttttaactcAACTTAAGATTGAGAGTTGGAATATTTGTGTTCCTACTGGTTGACGAGCAAGTATATCTTCATAGATGTTAACACATTGGTCTCACTAAAATAATTGTGAGAAAACCTTGCCTGGAAAAATCAAGTAGTTCAGAGTTTTTCAACTTTAGGCTTCTGTATGACCCATTCTAAAATAGTTTCATATTGTTGTTGAGCAgaggtttccaaacttttcatgttggtgacactttttagacatgcatcatttcgtgacgcAGTGATTCAGTTccactagcaaaccggaggttaaattaacccctttccagccctgggtgGAGCATGTGCAGGATTCGCATGACACAACTACACATTGCAGCTGCcacactaacgtgtcacgacGTGTGACACTAACATGGAAAGCTCTGTTGCAGAAGCTTCAGATTCCTAAATATCAGCATATTTTTCACATGCAAACCTAGAATGTTCATTAGGACTATTAATGTTTTGATTTCCTATATCTGGTGGGTAACTTTTTGGGCCTTGAAGGTTTAAGATGCATTGAATTAAGTTTTGAAATGATTAGCTCATTATTGAAAGTTCTGGCTTCTGATCTTTTGCTTGAAGGTCCACCTTGCATATACttcttaataatatatttttttatttcctttagtCTCGAGGGGAATCTGCACCTACCCAGTTGGTCCTGTATCATTATCCTGAGCTACAAGAGGAAAAGGGCATTGTACTGATGACAGGTGAAATGGATCCTAGATTTTTGGTAAGCATCTTGCTTCTCACTGCCAGATGAAGAACTTGAACTCCCAGCTCTATTTCTGACAAAGGCTTTAAAATGTAAATCAGATCAGAACATAGGTAAGGCACCAGGTTGCAAGGTAAAGCAGGTCCCTTCACCAGAGGATAAGGGAAGCCAGTCTGCAAATCCAAGGCTAGCACAGGTTCATTCCCACTGTCATAAGCTATGGTttatgcaggcatggccaaacttggccctctagctgtttttggactacaactcccatcatccctagctaataggaccagtggtcagggatggtgggaattgtagtcccaaaacagctggagggccaagtttggccatgcctggtttatagTGTCCAGGACACAAGCAGCATGTTGTTCCCTCCTTTTAACATTCTTGTTAGGTTTGTTTTTGCAGCAGAGAGTCTCCTCGAACCgttctcttttacatctttgtttttcaatgcactggggggggggatttggatTTGATTTTTGACATGAGTGAGCATTCAATCTTGAAATTCCTGCCCTCCTTCAATTGTGAGGTGTAGTAGTGTTGGGGGAGAGCAGTATTACGGTGGTGCGACATTCCATTTCATAACCAGTGTTGCCGTGGGGCCAGGAACCTGATTGACTCTGCACCACAAAAACAGGGCTTTTGCATTGCAGCTGGATTAGCCATCCCTATGACACAGAACAGGATACTCACGGAACATGGATCCACAGTCCATTCCTACACTTGGGTCAGCTGGTGAAAACAGGGTGGTCTTTGGACTGAAGAAGGGCTGTCACTGACCTGACAACTTGAATTGTGTGTCTTTCTGTTTTACATCTTACAGACTGTCACAGAAGCCCAGTGCCTAGCCAGCCAGGTGCAGCTTTTTTATGCCACGGACAGCGAAGAGACCTACCGTTTAGTGGAAGAGTTTAACCACCGGCCAAATGAGTTTAAGTACATGTCTGTAATAGGTGAGCTTGAACAGAGCAGGCTGGGGGAAGAACTCAGGCCTCAGCAAGACCTACCATCGTCCACTGCGTGAGTGGTGGGAGAAGCCTTGAAAAGACATGATGGGTATCGGAAGCGTTCTTGCCTTGAGTTCTGGAGCTGCTGCTTCTGACTGAAATAATCTTGATGGGAAAGGGGTgacattgacatctgatggggagaATAATATCTTACCAAGTGACCTATACATCTGGGAGCATGGAGGTACTTGCACAGCCTTTGTTTCTGGCTGGTaggagaaagaaggaaagcaTAACCTTGATATCCACTTGATGGTGTTTGgcatttgctttccccccccccacccaaaaaacgcACACAGACTAGCAAATTTCAGCATTTATGAAGGTTTATTTAAATCTCTTCATTCAGCAAGGGAACGTAATTggacagggggagggggggagctagGAGACACTACTGTAGATGGATGCATCATAATGTGCTACGTTCTtagacaaaatatatatttttattatttacactaAAACACCCTTGACATATAGGAAACTACAGCCCAAGCAAAAAGGACAATTTCCAGCCCCAGAGAGCTTAAAAATCTGACAGTAGGACGTGAATAAGCACAAAATGGAAATCTGTTTAGGGCGACCAAATTTTGCAGTCATCTGGTACGTaaaaccaaaaacatttttttctctttttaatcaATGAAGAAATAAATTTCATCTGAGGCTGTCCTCCATGAAATATGGTTGAATGTTTTCCATGGTGCTGCTGGCAATTCTTAGTACTGGAAAGGTGTTGGGTCAATTTCACCAACACTGACTAGAGCTGAGGAAATGCCCTGTTGCCTTCACCCTCTAAAAGCGCCTTTATGAGATAGAACTACATATTTTTAGAAATTGAGAAGGATCTTAAGCTATTCCTAGCCCCATAGATGTTGAGGAACTGGGCCGTGCGCGATTTTACTCGTCATTCATCTGTGAAGTGGAGATAATGCTTTGTTATCTTGTGTTTCCCCTCTTTCTTGCCGCTTTTGTGTAACGGGTTCAGAACCTTATTTGGCCCAGATGTTTGTTTCTGAACCTGACAGGGATGGGGTGAGAAGTGGCAGGTTCAGGAAAGCCCAGGTGCAGATGCCTCTGGTCTTGCAAGCGCTAGGCATGACTCTCAACCCACAGAGTTCTATCCATCTCTGGGTTGCATCTCTGGGTTGATCCGCTTACACAACGTAGCTTTCTGATGCTCTCCTCTCTCTTGCAACCCCACATCCTCAAAATCTCCTGAGGGTTGtaggatcctcaggagcagatttgggaggcaGGGGCAAAGGCAcacagagaagagaagaagagaaggtcATGTTGCAGAAGTAGACCTCCCATATGCACAGCATTTGATGCATCCCTAAGTCATGGCATGAGCAGGACAACTTCTCCTTCCCCTGCTACCCTCAAAGTAGAATTtcttttggggaagggggcaAATTCTGCTCATACCATGACTTAGCTGCATACCCCCCATAGACagcaggaaagaaggaaggaaggaaggcataaGACAGTATCTGTGAGTCTAATTAGCTGCCTTCTCAGGCTGGGATCAGAAATGAGTATCTGTCAGTCCCTTCAATCTACAGTAAAGGGGCAGTGGCAACTAGTAGGCTCACTGTGGTCAAATaaggggagcagggagagaacTTGCAATTTTGAGAATTTTTTTTGAAGTTGCAAGTTTGATTCTTTCTATTTTGTGCTTCAGACTGTCTTCTCTGTTCTGTGATGTGCTGCTTGCTGAGAAAACCCcagtgttacccccccccccttagttgAAATGATTCAAGACCTTCTGCTTTGCATATCACGGGCTAATTTGCATATTGTTGAATACTCCGttatttgaaaaccaaagctttGCGATACCTTGGAAAACAGGTGAAATGGggcaagaaagaaagggagagaagcaGGATTGCTACCTGATTCCAAGAAATTGCTTGATTAATCATGTGTGTTGATTGAATAAATCTTGTATACCTTTGCATatgaataaaaacaatattctgaaaaagcatactactttttttttttagattataTGCACATGTTACACTAGGCACCTCTTGGGAGCTTTTGTTCAGAGGACTAAACTTCTTGTGCCTCTTCTATTATGGGATCTGCCACTGGTAATTTTTTCTACGTACTTGTATTGCAAACAATTcatcttaaaaaataatagtagTCTGTACCCAAATAATAAGGATACGTTTTTGGTCAATGAAAAGGGATTAATCTAACTGAGGCCACATATATACCATACGTTTTAAAGCGTACCACTTTTTACAGCCATAACTTTCCTCAAAGACCCTGGGAACTTTTGCACTGCAAGTTGTGTTCctttcacagaactacagttcccaaagcgGTTTAACAATGAGTCCTGTTTCCCAGAGAACTCAGAATTGTAGCTCCTTGAAGAGAATACGTGTCTCTTAACAACTCCCGGCACCCTTaataaatgacagttcccaggattctttggggaaaagctATGACTCTTTaaaaagttatacagtggtacctcaggttaagaacttaattcgttctggaggtccgttcttaacctgaaactgttcttaacctgaggtaccactttagctaatggggcctcccgctgcctctgtgccgccaccaccgcacgatttctgttctcatcctaaagcaaagttcttaacccgaggtactatttctgggttagcagagtctgtaacctgaagcgtctgtaacctgaagcatctgtaacccgaggtatactGTAATAGTGTTTTAAGTGTATGATGGGCCTGCCAACCTAAAGACAAGATCTGAAGAGTAGTgctgcatgtggccctcagcttaATTAAATGTCGCCCTTCAATTCTTACTGGTGatgaggggagagaggaagaagggtgTGGTCCTACCCACCTTTAGCAGTAGCCTTGCCCACCACTGGTGTGTGGACCTCATCTGATTACCCTCAAGGGAAGGAGGCTCATGACAGATCAAGGGTTCCCACTCCTGTCTTAGTGGATCCTTCAGCCACAGAGGGGCAATTAGTCAG
It encodes the following:
- the ATPAF1 gene encoding ATP synthase mitochondrial F1 complex assembly factor 1; its protein translation is MWADRSGMAAGHLQQLWWGAAGLGLSRGALVGRFAALRPLGLLLPPQPRLLAVSVRGAAGGGGLEANPFFAKYQGKIQELRRSNPEIFESRLDQRSEVKKQPVGDSKQAEFIRLMEEKFKESLHGFTKNKTLDSILNVEMMKRKKPDEIKQIWKQYYSGEDTVYAVIPGKTFDLIWKRVQDCPSFLYPLPRKEGYEFFVGHWSGPELHFTSLINVQSRGESAPTQLVLYHYPELQEEKGIVLMTGEMDPRFLTVTEAQCLASQVQLFYATDSEETYRLVEEFNHRPNEFKYMSVIGELEQSRLGEELRPQQDLPSSTA